The Daphnia pulex isolate KAP4 chromosome 6, ASM2113471v1 genome contains the following window.
CTTAAGTCGAGAAAGATGAGGTGGTCGTATTAGCAGCAgctttttccttcctcttgTTATAATGCAAAATAGTACCTTGCGTTTACGCAATCGTGGACGAGATGGGGTGAATTCCTTGTCCAATTTTACTGTCTCTGCCTAGGTTGCCGGCTTTGGTCACCATTTCTTCTCAGCGGGACATGCACAGAGTGTTCGAACTTTCAAAGATAATTCGCTCAACGATTTGATGTCGTTTGCGTGGAAAACCGAGACATTCTGAACAGAGGTCTAGCCAATGGGAAGTCTTAAACGACATCGTGCTAGATGCTTTTCGTCGTGATACTGTAGAACTCAATTAATCCTCAAGTCAAATTTCATCAACTTTGGGTTTCTAGATCTGctgttgaaaagaataaaatgttcTTTAGATAtggatttgaaaagaaataaaattgtttatcATTACCTGGTACTTTAGGCAATTGGTCTGGGATATGGAAGTAATAAAGGTTTGCTAAAGGGAACTTGAACAAGTAACTTTTACGATGTCTCTTCTGACGCCAGCATGCTCTTACATACCGCAAACAGATGCCGGCCTTCCATTCCGAACTTAAAAATGATGTCGGTTGGTGAAGGATTTTGATTTGGTGAGGGTTACCACTGCTTTCCTTCTTGATGACTTCACCAGAACCGTCGTAAGTCATTGTCATGAGTCTGCAAGAGCACGCCATAATAATGCCGTCTTGGAGCGCATGGAATAAGTTCCGTTGGTTATTGGTATATCGGTAGTAGATGGTTCTTCAAGCTCTACTTTGGGTTCAgattcttctcctttcttaACATTGAGGTTCATTTGAAAGACGTCCATAGCAAAATTCCACAAAGGATTGGCTGGTGCCTAAATTATAACAAACCATTAGCATGTTTAAGACAAATAGCCTACTAAGTAGTTTTATTGTATGCACCTTCACATTATTTTGTCAACTATATTGGTGGAGTTACCTGTCTCAATTTTTCGGCTTAGATTGGATTTTTCTCTTGACAAAGGGCCTTTTCTAATTCAGTAGTGGAAAAAACTGCAATCAACTGTTCAAACTGATGAGCAGCACAGCTTGTGTAGTACCACATCTTACAGTACTCCACGGCAATAGTTTTTTCTAAAcaatcaccaccaccaacaattTATTCCGGACTGTGCAATCCAAATATTACAGTCTGGGAAAATAAATGGAggatttcattaaaatattcagtaaatatttaaaaaaaaaacacatactaCACACACTCATACAAACTACATACATTCGCTGTATTTCTATTATTAAtctggacgttcaggcccaggGCCTGAAAGccggggcctgaacgtccTACATCCTTACACAACCTAACAGAATAACTATCTTTTGTGTAATTCTAATTGTTTTGTGTAATTctaattattcttttgtatGTTAAAATttggtggaggtgggacaaataAAACACAGTTCTACCTGTTCTACCACTTAATatctttaattaaattgtacttccttttctttatgTTCAGCTTACCGTTTCTCACCTCTTTCAAAAATGACTTAGTATGTAAAAAGGCCTTACACAAAATCAAAGGCCATTAATAACCAATGCAATATATACCAAATGCACTAGCCACTAGTTATTCAATTTAAGAGAAATTTCTGCAGGAGATAAATTTGAGATTGGCAGCATGGTGTTGGCAGTCCAAACACTTTACCAATAACTTACaacacaatatttaaaaattcttactTAACTGTGGAAAACTGTTCTTCTCCCCGACCACAATCCACATTTCACGGGACTTTGTACTGCTGTTTTGATGCAGCATTAATTGTAAACCGGTAAATCGCCTCTCGTTACCCGACACCTCGTAACGTGGTCGCCATATCTTTTTCCAACGTAATGATGAAAGCACTTACGTAGGCTATGGAATATGGATGACaggatgaaagaaaagaattaagaaaacgGACAAACGGTAAAGAAAAGAACGTCCACATCGTTCACATGAACAATCTCCCATGACTGACGCGAGATGGAGTAAAGCTGGCCGACTTCGCCATCTAGGGTGGGGCATTTGAGTAAAAAGTCAATCGTTAACGATTTAACGGACAGTTATTAACCGTTAACGATTTAACGGACAGTTAACAAAtaacaacacatttttcccTCGAATACCCCCACCCTAAGTTGTCGAGCTAATAGTGgttcaattaattaaaaacaggGCATTAGAAATTATGATTGAATGACCCATTAATTGTGGCATTGAATAAATCTAAATAATGATTAACTcctgcatttttaaaaaccaattttgcaaacaaaattttaattttacattgTTAGTGCAGTGCTTTTTTAAACCTTAACAATTTCAGTGTGAAATGTGGCTCGAACGGCTTGCCGTACAATTAAGTCACGGGGAATAAGCATCGATATAGAAATAGTGATGAGTAACAATggcttttattgaaaatattcaTCATCTTGATATTTCTTTGGTCTTGCATAAACGCAACAAAAGGAATCTACGATGGTCGAGTTGAATTACCTTAGGTAACcctgaaaacaagaaagaaaaaaggctcgGATCGGCCTTGAATTCATGTAAAGATCTGAAATCTGGCAAAACCCATTCGAGCAACACACGTCAAAAGCCTCACGATATAAACCCATTAAATAAAACTAGATGGACGAGAGCAAAAAGGTAACCAGAAAAGCAAACACCTTAAAGTTCGGGTGATACGTGTTATAGGCCACTTGGTTGAATGGGTTCAACGTTATTTATCATTTAGAAAGATAGTCTATTGaacctgaattttttttttcaacttccaGGGTTAAGAACGAACTAGCGCTTACGTAGTACATGTCCCAAGTCTGTAAAATTGACCCATAtatacgaaataaaaaataatctttaGTTCACGCACAGAtccaaattaattattattgattactaCAAGGCATTTTTCccatttacaattttattttgaaaaattctgtaACTTTTAGACTaggttttcttgtttgtagATGTAGATTGATCAGAGTGGTGTGACCTTGAAAGGAAACAAGACTTATCCGGAGCAGATGCTATTCGTTTATATTCTTCGCAAACGCGTAATGAAGTGAAATAGGAGTTGGCCGAAAACAACGAAACTAGTTTTTCAAGAATAAGTCTTCACGGCCTTGAATGGAAAGATGAGCACGATGGCACGCTGGCCATGAAAGTCACGAAAAACCTAGCCATTGGACTATTTTCCGTGGAAAGACAGACTACCGCAAAAAAGTGGTTTTCGAAAccagaacaacaaaaaacaacaacatcaaaaaaaaaatttgacaacgAAAGTGGGAGGATACCCCCCGGAGATAGGATCAACGACCAGCAGCAACACGCCCTGATGTAGTTTGTATAAATAGGCTGCAAGCGCACATCTTCAGTATCGAGCTAATATTCGTAATATCAACACGTAATAAATATACCTACGTCTATCATCATGAAGTTTTTGGTATGTTCACCATTCTAAAAATTGgcaaagtaaatttttttttaaattaatcattattattattaccctGTAAATAGATCATTCTGGCTATGTTTGTTGCCGCTGCCTTTACTGCTCCGGTGTATCCAGCCATCCCCGGAGAGCCCTGTCTCATCCATCCGGCTCCAGTTACTTATGACGCATATCCCGAAGCTTGGAATCAAGCAGTTGTACCTCAAATCGGCTACAACTTGCTTGCTGCTCCCAGTCATCAGGCCTCCGCCTTCGCCTCAGCCCAATACGTTGCTGCTCCTGCCTATCCGTCGTACATCCAGGCTGCTCCCCAAGTTCAGCAGTATGTTCACGCCTTCCCCATTGCCAGTCCGTACGTTCAGGCTGTTTCATACGATTTGGTTCCCAATGTTGAAGTAGTTACCATTGCCGTTTCTGAACCTGAACCTGTCACAACACCCGCTCCTACCCCTGCCCCAACACCCGCTCCTACTCCAGCCCCGACACCTGCTCCTACCCCTGCCCCAACACCCGCTCCTACCCCTGCCCCAACACCCGCTCCGGTTCCCGTTGTTTTTATCCCTGCTCCCATCCAAGTTCTTGCTCCCGCTCCCGCCCCAGTGCCCTGCCCCGAACCTGCTCCTGCAGTCCCCGCTCCGGCTCCCATTCCCGTTCCGGTTCCAGCCCCGACTCCAGTTGCTGCACCTGCCCCCGTTGCCCCAGCAGTAGTCGTCTTGCGTCCTTATGACTCTCGGGAATCTATTGAAACTCCCGATTCTCGTGAATCTAGCgaagataaataataattattagtttctttttaacaTTATTGGCGCTACTATCTTGAAATGTCATAACCGGCAAAATTTCCTTCCAGTTGTCTTAAAAGTcgtaacattttttgggttttttttttcaaatgttagaAAATGGTTGTCTCATACTGGCTCAAATGgttctttttccctccaatTTCAATGGTTTGATATGTATTATGTAAACTGTATTATAGGGAAAAGGTACTTTCTCATGATTccttaataaaattaatgaagtGTGGCTCAACTCTTATGTTCTCATTCAGGTTCTTTTTAATATACCTGTGACACATTGGGCAACGCAAAATAACAGAACGATTAACATGcaaggaaaaaccaaaattaaaagttgCCCAATTTATACCATATTATTGAAAAAGTtttaagcattttttttttcaaataagcgCAAAGGCGTTTGCAATTCTGATTCTTACAGCATTTAATACTGAAGTCGTTTTTAATCGTTTAAGTGGATtgacaaaaggaagaaatagtGTTCCTATTTGTTAACGTAACGTTTGATCGCTAAGCAGAATATGCGCAATTAGGCTACCTCATCCAATCGATAAGTGGGACACTTGTCGCAAAATTGTTGTGCTCCAGTATAGCAACTCAGAACGTTGTGGACAGACGCGATCTAAAAGAAGAtgcaaattttaacaaaactTCGaccctttttggttttttgtcaGTTGTTTGGGGTGATTCCGTATTCCGTGGAAACTGAAGAATAcccaacgaaaacaaaattcaaaaaattctctttctccctaCGTCAGCCAGTCGCTTGGTGGTTCTTTTTCCAGTGCACTTTCCAAGTGGTAGTTTCTTGTTGGGACTTTAAAATGATTTGGAACGTACTACATGAGGATGATGGAGTCTTACGATCCCATGTTTCTCGCATCATTTCATTCTTCGTTCTCCAGGAGCACATTTTCTATGTTGCATTGATGGTTATGTCTCGCTACGTCATTATCAAATACGTCTGCTTTCGTCGGACTGTATACTTTCTGCAGAAGATAAACAGCGAGTTGAGGGTGGATGATATGTCTCCAGATGGCATTCCGACAGTGACACGGTCTGCAATGTTAAGCATAATATCTGCAATCGTCGGTGTAAGTTCGATTTGGTAgcctaaattttttaaaaacgataaaaaaacaaattattattta
Protein-coding sequences here:
- the LOC124196414 gene encoding lysine-rich arabinogalactan protein 19-like → MKFLIILAMFVAAAFTAPVYPAIPGEPCLIHPAPVTYDAYPEAWNQAVVPQIGYNLLAAPSHQASAFASAQYVAAPAYPSYIQAAPQVQQYVHAFPIASPYVQAVSYDLVPNVEVVTIAVSEPEPVTTPAPTPAPTPAPTPAPTPAPTPAPTPAPTPAPTPAPVPVVFIPAPIQVLAPAPAPVPCPEPAPAVPAPAPIPVPVPAPTPVAAPAPVAPAVVVLRPYDSRESIETPDSRESSEDK